The following proteins are encoded in a genomic region of Haloarcula marina:
- a CDS encoding carbohydrate ABC transporter permease, with product MATSTDTGPTGGRYVAEFREFLEETWLGYALILPALILMGVIIIYPTLRGIQLAFFEASLLNPEQQTFVGLQNFAELLGDATFREALWHTVLLTSVAVSLQYLLGLGLALALKEKVPGAGLFRSLSMVTWVLPVIVMVIIFRFLTQSGFGPVNIILDSLGMQTAAWFGRPGVAFPLIVLMHVWRNTPFYAIALMAAMKSIPETQYEAARLDGAGPLQRFRYITLPQISYVSMIMIVLHVIFTFNNFDIIFLSTGGGPLGNTEVLATYIYKQAFQQYAMGYAASIGVVMLIIMMVFTIVYASLEARE from the coding sequence ATGGCAACGAGCACCGACACCGGACCGACCGGCGGCCGCTACGTCGCGGAGTTCCGCGAGTTCCTCGAGGAGACGTGGCTGGGCTACGCGCTGATACTCCCGGCGCTCATCCTGATGGGCGTCATCATCATCTACCCGACGCTCCGGGGTATCCAACTGGCGTTCTTCGAGGCGTCGCTGTTGAACCCGGAACAGCAAACGTTCGTGGGCCTGCAGAACTTCGCCGAGTTGCTCGGCGACGCGACGTTCCGCGAGGCGCTGTGGCACACCGTGTTGCTCACCTCGGTGGCGGTGTCGTTGCAGTATCTGCTTGGCCTCGGTCTCGCGCTGGCGCTGAAGGAGAAAGTCCCCGGTGCGGGGCTGTTCCGAAGCCTCTCGATGGTGACGTGGGTGTTGCCCGTCATCGTGATGGTCATCATCTTCCGGTTCCTGACCCAGTCCGGGTTCGGGCCGGTCAACATCATCCTCGACAGCCTCGGGATGCAGACGGCCGCGTGGTTCGGCCGTCCGGGCGTGGCGTTCCCGCTCATCGTGTTGATGCACGTCTGGCGGAACACCCCCTTCTACGCCATCGCGCTGATGGCGGCGATGAAGTCCATCCCCGAGACGCAGTACGAAGCGGCGCGACTCGACGGTGCGGGGCCGCTCCAGCGGTTCCGCTACATCACGCTGCCGCAGATTTCGTACGTGTCGATGATCATGATCGTGTTGCACGTCATCTTCACGTTCAACAACTTCGACATCATCTTCCTGTCGACGGGCGGCGGACCGCTCGGCAACACGGAGGTGCTCGCGACGTACATCTACAAGCAGGCGTTCCAGCAGTACGCGATGGGGTACGCCGCGAGCATCGGTGTCGTGATGCTCATCATCATGATGGTGTTCACTATCGTCTACGCCAGTCTGGAGGCACGTGAGTAA
- a CDS encoding ABC transporter substrate-binding protein, which produces MKALGVGATAGLAGCGGGDGGAADEMGGDGGSSGSDGSSGSSDGGSGSPPLFWNYAFPNDDSPPVWREAFIENATERLGQEPRMGRFSYEDLRQKYLTGARTGDPDAIEGVLSHLTEYVKAGHLEPLNDFAEGLDFYDGFVQSALDAVTYRGNLYGLPYNGNARALIYRLDILEELGQDVPETAAEFQEVGRMINSEYDDLWAYHNCTKDGSVRAFQEWMSHVYQHTDQLYVPDGESWSLNINADQLGQVFDNWYYQIYAADDPVGNPDQLGTGWQVNDPGYLNGEFAFIECGTWLRGWTTGDNINDSEATSQLLENNTSVAHLPYGEGGSQGTFLEVKPVMVNSHSDQKEAAKQIAAAFAEPDTLRAMGEDAKGNGMTPVHEDVESTITNENWQPFTDVFETGRALAKIGWGQVREPFYGYMQEVAYGETDPYEAGQQFHDELKNLESEL; this is translated from the coding sequence GTGAAAGCTCTCGGTGTCGGTGCGACCGCCGGTCTCGCCGGTTGTGGCGGCGGCGACGGCGGCGCGGCCGACGAGATGGGTGGCGACGGCGGTAGTTCCGGAAGCGACGGAAGCAGTGGCAGCAGCGACGGCGGCAGCGGGTCACCCCCACTGTTCTGGAACTACGCGTTCCCGAACGACGACTCCCCGCCGGTCTGGCGCGAGGCGTTCATCGAGAACGCCACGGAGCGCCTCGGCCAGGAACCGCGGATGGGTCGGTTCTCCTACGAGGACCTGCGACAGAAGTACCTCACCGGCGCTCGGACCGGTGACCCAGACGCTATCGAAGGGGTCCTGAGCCACCTCACAGAGTACGTGAAGGCCGGGCACCTCGAACCGCTCAACGACTTCGCCGAGGGCCTGGACTTCTACGACGGTTTCGTCCAGAGCGCTCTCGACGCGGTGACCTACCGCGGGAACCTCTACGGCCTGCCGTACAACGGCAACGCTCGCGCGCTCATCTACCGCCTCGACATCCTCGAAGAACTCGGTCAGGACGTGCCCGAGACGGCCGCCGAGTTCCAGGAAGTCGGTCGGATGATCAACAGCGAGTACGACGACCTGTGGGCCTACCACAACTGTACCAAGGACGGCAGCGTCCGCGCGTTCCAGGAGTGGATGTCCCACGTCTACCAGCACACCGACCAACTGTACGTCCCCGACGGCGAGTCGTGGTCGCTGAACATCAACGCCGACCAGCTCGGACAGGTGTTCGACAACTGGTACTACCAAATCTACGCCGCCGACGACCCGGTCGGTAACCCCGACCAACTCGGGACCGGGTGGCAGGTCAACGACCCCGGCTACCTCAACGGCGAGTTCGCCTTCATCGAGTGCGGGACGTGGCTCCGCGGGTGGACCACCGGCGACAACATCAACGACAGCGAGGCGACGAGCCAACTGCTGGAGAACAACACCAGCGTCGCCCACCTGCCCTACGGCGAGGGCGGGTCCCAGGGGACCTTCCTCGAAGTCAAGCCGGTCATGGTCAACAGCCACTCCGACCAGAAGGAGGCCGCAAAGCAGATTGCCGCCGCGTTCGCCGAACCGGACACGCTGCGCGCGATGGGAGAGGACGCCAAAGGGAACGGCATGACGCCGGTCCACGAGGACGTCGAATCGACCATCACCAACGAGAACTGGCAACCGTTCACGGACGTGTTCGAAACGGGCCGCGCGCTCGCCAAAATCGGCTGGGGACAGGTCCGCGAACCGTTCTACGGCTACATGCAGGAAGTCGCCTACGGCGAGACGGACCCCTACGAGGCCGGTCAGCAGTTCCACGACGAACTGAAGAACCTCGAAAGCGAGCTCTGA
- the melA gene encoding alpha-galactosidase has protein sequence MPKIAFIGAGSMVFATKLVGDILSFDELEDSTIALMDIDEHRLDQTTKIAEAMVENEDVDATIESTTDRLDALDDADYVMNMINVGGTEPFENEIRIPEEYGVEQAIGDTIGPGGIFRGLRTIPTMLDLASDMEEVCPDALLLNYTNPMSILCQTMFDATDIETVGLCHSVPHTAEAIEDYVGVPEGELEYWVAGVNHVAWFLEAKYDGESVYPDLREAYDDPETYERDTVRFEMMQHFGYFPTESSHHMSEYVPYFRTDEDTIEEMAGTDYAERMPTATYLEGWQARSEERDDPELGVDLDEVGIERSEEYASRLIHSIETDTTRRFNLNVSNETNAIESLPTDACVEVPVLVDGTGLHPCSVGELPKSIRTFPQQHVAVQQLAVAGALENDREKIHRAVKQDPLTAAQLTLPEIHEMTEELLDANEAYLPELN, from the coding sequence ATGCCGAAAATCGCCTTCATCGGAGCGGGTAGCATGGTGTTCGCTACCAAACTCGTCGGCGACATCCTCTCGTTCGACGAGTTAGAAGACAGCACCATCGCCCTGATGGACATCGACGAGCACCGACTGGACCAGACGACCAAAATCGCCGAGGCGATGGTCGAAAACGAGGACGTAGACGCGACAATCGAGTCCACGACCGACCGTCTCGACGCCCTCGACGACGCCGACTACGTCATGAACATGATCAACGTCGGCGGCACCGAACCGTTCGAGAACGAGATTCGCATCCCGGAGGAGTACGGCGTCGAGCAAGCCATCGGCGACACCATCGGGCCGGGCGGCATCTTCCGCGGCCTGCGAACCATCCCGACGATGCTCGACCTCGCGAGCGACATGGAGGAAGTCTGTCCCGACGCCCTCCTGTTGAACTACACGAACCCGATGTCCATCCTCTGCCAGACGATGTTCGACGCGACGGACATCGAGACGGTGGGGCTGTGTCACAGCGTTCCCCACACCGCCGAAGCCATCGAGGACTACGTCGGCGTCCCCGAGGGCGAACTGGAGTACTGGGTCGCGGGCGTCAACCACGTCGCGTGGTTCCTCGAAGCGAAGTACGACGGCGAGAGCGTCTATCCCGACCTGCGGGAGGCCTACGACGACCCCGAGACGTACGAGCGAGACACCGTTCGCTTCGAGATGATGCAACACTTCGGCTACTTCCCGACCGAATCCTCCCACCACATGTCCGAGTACGTCCCGTACTTCCGGACCGACGAGGACACCATCGAGGAGATGGCCGGGACGGACTACGCCGAGCGGATGCCCACCGCGACGTACCTCGAAGGGTGGCAGGCCCGCTCGGAGGAACGGGACGACCCCGAACTCGGCGTCGACTTGGACGAGGTCGGTATCGAGCGTTCCGAGGAGTACGCCTCGCGCCTCATCCACTCCATCGAGACGGACACCACGCGGCGCTTCAACCTCAACGTCAGCAACGAGACGAACGCTATCGAATCCCTGCCGACCGACGCCTGCGTCGAGGTGCCCGTCCTCGTCGACGGCACGGGCCTGCATCCGTGTTCGGTCGGCGAACTCCCGAAGTCCATCCGCACTTTCCCCCAGCAACACGTCGCCGTCCAGCAACTCGCCGTCGCCGGTGCACTCGAAAACGACCGCGAGAAGATTCATCGCGCCGTCAAGCAGGACCCCCTCACCGCCGCGCAACTCACCCTGCCCGAGATTCACGAGATGACCGAGGAACTGCTCGACGCGAACGAGGCGTACCTGCCCGAACTGAACTGA
- a CDS encoding ABC transporter ATP-binding protein: protein MGELEIQNLTKIFHDDGGDIVAVDSFDAEIEDGEFIVLVGPSGCGKSTTLRMIAGLENPTEGSIVLDGEDVTEKKPKSRNMAMVFQSYALYPHMTARENMAFGLKMTTDLPKSEIAERVQDAADMMGIGDLIDKKPDELSGGQQQRVALGRAIVREPEVFLMDEPLSNLDAKLRTQMRTELQELQSDFGVTTIYVTHDQTEAMTMSDRIAVLNDGQLQQLGTPLECYHEPANQFVAGFIGSPSMNFFDVELDTSGETPTLVHDEFAYELDDDVYADIEGEGSRFTLGIRPEDIKAVPKDTHNAISPTVKVTEPLGDVSYVYLDIGGEQYTATLEGDIVIESGRELTVQFPQNRVHVFDGETGEALRNRAPPETDDVAALAGLDDVSGVEIGVE from the coding sequence ATGGGCGAGCTAGAGATACAGAACCTCACAAAGATATTCCACGACGACGGCGGCGACATCGTCGCGGTGGATTCGTTCGATGCAGAGATTGAGGACGGCGAGTTCATCGTCCTCGTCGGGCCGTCGGGATGCGGGAAGTCGACGACGCTGCGGATGATTGCGGGGCTGGAGAACCCCACCGAGGGGAGCATCGTCCTCGACGGCGAGGACGTGACCGAGAAGAAACCGAAGTCGCGCAACATGGCGATGGTGTTCCAGAGCTACGCGCTGTACCCGCACATGACGGCCCGTGAGAACATGGCGTTCGGGCTGAAGATGACGACGGACCTTCCGAAGAGCGAAATCGCAGAGCGGGTCCAAGACGCCGCCGACATGATGGGTATCGGCGACCTCATCGACAAGAAACCCGACGAGCTATCCGGCGGCCAGCAACAGCGCGTCGCGCTGGGGCGGGCCATCGTCCGCGAACCGGAAGTGTTCCTGATGGACGAACCGCTCAGCAACTTGGACGCGAAACTGCGCACCCAGATGCGCACCGAACTGCAGGAACTCCAGTCCGACTTCGGGGTCACCACTATCTACGTCACCCACGACCAGACTGAGGCGATGACGATGTCCGACCGCATCGCCGTCCTCAACGACGGGCAACTCCAGCAACTCGGGACGCCGCTGGAGTGCTATCACGAACCGGCCAACCAGTTCGTCGCCGGGTTCATCGGGTCGCCCTCGATGAACTTCTTCGACGTCGAACTCGACACGTCGGGCGAGACGCCGACGCTCGTCCACGACGAGTTCGCGTACGAACTCGACGACGACGTGTACGCCGACATCGAGGGCGAGGGCTCGCGGTTCACGCTGGGTATCCGCCCCGAAGACATCAAAGCCGTCCCGAAGGACACCCACAACGCCATCTCGCCGACAGTGAAGGTGACCGAACCGCTCGGGGACGTGAGCTACGTCTACCTCGACATCGGCGGCGAGCAGTACACCGCGACGCTCGAGGGGGACATCGTCATCGAATCGGGCCGCGAACTGACGGTCCAGTTCCCGCAGAACCGGGTCCACGTCTTCGACGGTGAGACGGGCGAGGCGTTGCGCAATCGCGCGCCACCGGAGACCGACGACGTGGCGGCACTGGCCGGACTCGACGACGTGAGCGGCGTGGAAATCGGCGTCGAATAA
- a CDS encoding glycoside hydrolase family 97 protein yields the protein MPTVESPEGTVTATVSLSGADQTLAVALADRTVVEPSTLGLTAPFDPPTEDVDLPTVEDFERSDRTVSETFATTYGKRREHSHEATESVFVCDFSNGETVELTVRASAEGVAYRYRLPETGSVLLFEDQTEFRFPDRTTTWLTPWAENHEATSRRAPLFTAEGRYCTPGLFQVADDAWALVTEAGVDGSYHAASLRSRDQTAAVEFEHPWTPVRAKGAFETPWRVAVVGDLATVVESDLVPALVDGPRFDPEWVDPGRVAWSWWSESDSPYDPDRQRDYVDYAAERGWEYVLVDEGWSPDWLPELVEYAADRGVELFVWAHWTDLHGADERREKLARWAEWGVAGVKIDFMDSDEQGRLQFYDELLADAAERELLVNFHGSVVPSGLKRRWPHVMTYEGVMGAEHLKWATLTPEHNVTLPFTRNAVGAMDYTPVTFSADSRHTSDAHELALSVVYESGLQHFADSVDAYATRPDAEWFLERVPAAWDETVFLRGHPGSEATIARERDGEWFVGCITAGGARTVETTLSVLDGDREATLIRDPSGADEADDDGLVRETVTVGPETPLSVDVPENGGFALYCP from the coding sequence ATGCCGACAGTAGAGAGTCCCGAAGGCACAGTCACCGCTACCGTCTCGCTCAGCGGCGCGGACCAGACCCTCGCCGTCGCACTCGCCGACCGGACCGTCGTCGAACCGTCCACGCTCGGCCTGACTGCGCCGTTCGACCCACCGACCGAAGACGTCGACCTGCCGACCGTCGAGGACTTCGAGCGCTCGGACCGTACCGTCTCGGAGACGTTCGCGACGACGTACGGGAAGCGCCGCGAACACAGCCACGAGGCGACCGAATCGGTGTTCGTCTGCGACTTTTCGAACGGCGAGACGGTCGAACTGACGGTGCGTGCGAGCGCCGAGGGCGTCGCCTACCGCTACCGCCTGCCCGAGACGGGGTCGGTGCTGTTGTTCGAGGACCAGACCGAATTTCGGTTCCCCGACCGGACGACGACGTGGCTCACGCCGTGGGCCGAGAACCACGAGGCCACCTCGCGGCGCGCGCCTCTCTTCACCGCAGAGGGCCGCTACTGCACGCCCGGCCTGTTTCAGGTCGCCGACGACGCGTGGGCGCTGGTCACCGAAGCGGGCGTCGACGGGTCGTATCACGCCGCTAGCCTCCGCTCGCGCGACCAGACGGCCGCCGTCGAGTTCGAACACCCGTGGACGCCGGTGCGGGCGAAAGGCGCCTTCGAGACGCCGTGGCGCGTCGCCGTGGTCGGTGACCTCGCCACCGTCGTCGAATCCGACCTCGTCCCGGCGCTGGTCGACGGGCCGCGCTTCGACCCCGAGTGGGTCGACCCGGGCCGGGTCGCGTGGTCGTGGTGGTCCGAGAGCGACAGTCCGTACGACCCCGACAGACAGCGTGACTACGTCGACTACGCCGCCGAACGCGGCTGGGAATACGTCCTCGTCGACGAGGGGTGGAGTCCCGACTGGCTCCCGGAACTGGTCGAGTACGCCGCCGACCGCGGGGTCGAACTGTTCGTCTGGGCCCACTGGACGGACCTCCACGGGGCCGACGAGCGCCGCGAGAAACTGGCCCGCTGGGCAGAGTGGGGCGTCGCGGGCGTCAAAATAGACTTCATGGACTCGGACGAACAGGGCCGTCTCCAGTTCTACGACGAACTGCTGGCCGACGCCGCAGAGCGCGAACTGCTCGTGAACTTCCACGGGTCGGTCGTCCCGTCGGGACTCAAGCGGCGGTGGCCCCACGTCATGACCTACGAGGGGGTGATGGGGGCCGAACACCTCAAGTGGGCGACGCTGACGCCCGAACACAACGTCACGCTCCCCTTTACTCGCAACGCCGTCGGCGCGATGGACTACACGCCCGTGACGTTCTCGGCGGACTCGCGACACACCAGCGACGCCCACGAACTCGCGCTGTCGGTGGTGTACGAGTCCGGCCTCCAGCACTTCGCCGACAGCGTCGACGCCTACGCCACCCGTCCCGACGCCGAGTGGTTCCTCGAACGCGTCCCCGCCGCGTGGGACGAGACGGTGTTCCTCCGCGGCCATCCGGGTTCGGAAGCGACTATCGCCCGCGAACGCGACGGCGAGTGGTTCGTCGGGTGCATCACCGCCGGTGGGGCGCGCACCGTCGAGACGACGCTCTCAGTACTCGACGGCGACCGGGAGGCGACGCTGATTCGTGACCCGAGCGGCGCAGACGAGGCTGACGACGACGGCCTCGTCCGCGAGACGGTGACCGTGGGGCCGGAGACGCCGCTGTCCGTCGACGTACCCGAAAACGGCGGTTTCGCGCTCTACTGTCCCTGA
- a CDS encoding SDR family NAD(P)-dependent oxidoreductase, whose amino-acid sequence MSSTDPTANAVPTRHEQRVVVVTGSTRGIGAGVARRFAAEGASVVVTGRSRDPGEAVVDTITDEGGEATFVQADMRDPAEIEALIDHTVDEYGRVDVLVNNAGVQTETTASEATLSDWEFVVETDFRSFWLCAKHAVEAMPEGGTVLNMSSNHAFLTMPGLYPYNAVKAGINGMTRAMALELGPHGITVNTINPGWVEIERTRAEFDSDEEYEYTKAIHPTGRLGTPADVAGMAAFLASDDATFVTGESILVDGGRTQVMQDELYREYAESIRQGQ is encoded by the coding sequence ATGAGTTCGACAGACCCGACTGCGAACGCCGTCCCGACCAGACACGAACAGCGCGTCGTCGTCGTCACCGGGTCGACGCGCGGCATCGGCGCGGGCGTCGCTCGCCGGTTCGCCGCGGAGGGGGCGTCGGTGGTCGTCACCGGCCGCTCCCGCGACCCCGGAGAGGCCGTCGTCGACACAATCACCGACGAGGGCGGCGAGGCGACGTTCGTGCAGGCGGACATGCGCGACCCCGCCGAAATCGAGGCGCTCATCGACCACACCGTCGACGAGTACGGCCGCGTCGACGTGTTGGTGAACAACGCGGGCGTCCAGACGGAGACGACGGCCAGCGAGGCCACCCTCTCCGATTGGGAGTTCGTCGTCGAGACGGACTTCCGGTCGTTCTGGCTGTGTGCCAAACACGCCGTCGAGGCGATGCCCGAAGGCGGCACCGTCCTGAACATGTCCTCGAACCACGCGTTCCTGACGATGCCGGGGCTGTACCCCTACAATGCCGTAAAGGCGGGTATCAACGGGATGACGCGGGCGATGGCGCTGGAACTCGGTCCCCACGGCATCACGGTCAACACCATCAATCCGGGGTGGGTCGAGATAGAACGCACCCGCGCGGAGTTCGACAGCGACGAGGAGTACGAGTACACGAAGGCGATTCACCCGACGGGCCGACTCGGCACTCCGGCGGACGTAGCGGGGATGGCCGCCTTCCTCGCCAGCGACGACGCGACGTTCGTCACTGGGGAGAGCATCCTCGTCGACGGCGGCCGGACGCAGGTGATGCAGGACGAACTGTACAGGGAGTACGCCGAGTCGATTCGTCAGGGACAGTAG
- a CDS encoding M24 family metallopeptidase has protein sequence MLTTRKRTQLETVLAEYDADSAWFATPPAFAWLTGGGNNVVSLADDTGVAAVGYDGEDVVLVADHIEADRLREEELAVDATVREFDWYDETLESAVAELATGDAVADFDLPGAETVRVPTRTFPLTDSERERYRDLSRETTEVVERVARDVTPVMTERGAAADLAHGLRQRKIDPLVVLVGGADRSQRYRHFTPGDATLDEYATLTVVGRRGGLHACVTRTVAFETPEWLPDRFAATQRVAATALRATQRVGRDGGTAGDVFDAIRDAYAAVGYPEEWHEHHQGGMTGYGGREWFARPDGEDAVTLGSAYAWNPTIQGTKVEDTALVTEADVELLTVTGEWPTTSVDPVGDGAALELPAVMSRD, from the coding sequence ATGCTCACGACGAGAAAGCGCACACAACTAGAGACGGTACTCGCAGAGTACGACGCCGACAGCGCGTGGTTCGCCACGCCGCCGGCGTTCGCGTGGCTGACCGGCGGCGGGAACAACGTCGTCTCGCTTGCGGACGATACCGGAGTTGCCGCGGTCGGCTACGACGGCGAGGACGTCGTCCTCGTCGCCGACCACATCGAGGCCGACCGACTCCGCGAGGAGGAACTGGCCGTGGACGCCACCGTCCGCGAGTTCGACTGGTACGACGAGACGCTGGAATCGGCCGTCGCGGAACTGGCGACCGGGGACGCCGTCGCGGACTTCGACCTCCCCGGCGCGGAGACGGTCCGCGTGCCGACCCGGACGTTCCCGCTCACCGACTCCGAACGGGAACGGTACCGCGACCTCTCTCGAGAGACGACGGAAGTGGTCGAGCGCGTCGCTCGCGACGTGACGCCGGTGATGACCGAGCGCGGGGCCGCCGCCGACCTCGCACACGGCCTGCGCCAGCGGAAGATAGACCCGCTTGTGGTACTGGTCGGCGGGGCCGACCGGAGCCAGCGCTATCGGCACTTCACGCCCGGCGACGCGACGTTAGACGAGTACGCCACCCTCACCGTCGTCGGGCGGCGCGGCGGCTTGCACGCCTGCGTGACCCGGACGGTGGCCTTCGAGACGCCCGAGTGGCTTCCCGACCGCTTCGCGGCGACCCAGCGCGTCGCGGCGACGGCGCTCCGGGCGACCCAGCGTGTCGGCCGCGACGGTGGGACCGCGGGCGACGTGTTCGACGCGATTCGGGACGCCTACGCCGCCGTCGGCTACCCAGAGGAGTGGCACGAACACCACCAGGGCGGGATGACGGGGTACGGCGGCCGCGAGTGGTTCGCCCGACCCGACGGCGAGGACGCCGTGACGCTCGGGTCGGCCTACGCGTGGAACCCCACGATTCAGGGGACGAAAGTCGAGGACACGGCGCTGGTCACCGAAGCGGACGTTGAGTTGCTGACGGTGACCGGCGAGTGGCCGACGACGAGCGTCGACCCGGTCGGCGACGGCGCGGCCCTCGAACTGCCTGCCGTGATGAGCCGAGACTAA
- the dgoD gene encoding galactonate dehydratase, whose product MSSNTSQSDSSARNRIVDYELFEVPPRWLLLRVETADGTVGWGEPVVEGRAHTVRAAVEELLENYLLGENPEDIEDHWQTMYRGGFYRGGPVLMSAIAGIDQALWDIKGKQLGAPVHQLLGGAARNRIRVYQWIGGDRPSEVAEQAEQKVDAGFSALKMNATAEIERVDNPAAVEAAANRLREVREAVGDEVDIGVDFHGRVTKPMAKRLAKALEPHEPMFIEEPVLPEHNEALPDIAAHTTIPIATGERMFSRWDYKEIFADGAVDVIQPDLSHAGGITEVKKIASMAEAYDVALAPHCPLGPVALASCVQVDACSPNALIQEQSLNIHYNETTDVLDYLADPSVFEYDDGYVQIPDDPGLGIEINEAYVREQSEKTVNWHNPVWRHEDGSVAEW is encoded by the coding sequence ATGAGTTCGAACACATCCCAATCCGACAGCAGCGCGAGGAACCGAATCGTCGACTACGAACTGTTCGAGGTGCCGCCCAGATGGCTCCTCCTCCGCGTCGAGACGGCCGACGGCACCGTCGGGTGGGGCGAACCCGTCGTCGAGGGGCGCGCCCACACCGTCCGGGCCGCCGTTGAGGAACTGCTGGAGAACTACCTCCTCGGCGAGAACCCCGAGGACATCGAGGACCACTGGCAGACGATGTACCGCGGCGGCTTCTACCGCGGCGGCCCGGTGCTCATGTCCGCCATCGCGGGCATCGACCAGGCGCTCTGGGACATCAAGGGCAAGCAGTTGGGCGCGCCGGTCCACCAACTCCTCGGCGGGGCCGCCCGCAATCGCATCCGCGTGTATCAGTGGATCGGCGGCGACCGCCCCTCCGAGGTGGCCGAGCAAGCCGAACAGAAGGTCGACGCCGGGTTCTCGGCGCTGAAGATGAACGCCACCGCCGAAATCGAACGGGTGGACAACCCGGCGGCCGTCGAGGCGGCCGCGAACCGCCTGCGCGAGGTGCGCGAGGCCGTCGGCGACGAAGTCGACATCGGCGTCGACTTCCACGGCCGAGTCACGAAGCCGATGGCGAAACGGCTGGCGAAGGCCTTGGAGCCGCACGAACCGATGTTCATCGAGGAACCGGTCCTCCCCGAACACAACGAGGCCCTGCCGGACATCGCCGCCCACACCACCATCCCCATCGCGACGGGCGAACGGATGTTCTCGCGGTGGGACTACAAGGAGATTTTCGCGGACGGGGCCGTCGACGTCATCCAACCGGACCTCTCACACGCCGGGGGCATCACCGAGGTCAAGAAAATCGCGTCGATGGCCGAGGCCTACGACGTGGCGCTCGCTCCACACTGTCCGCTTGGCCCGGTGGCGCTGGCCTCCTGCGTGCAGGTCGACGCCTGTTCGCCGAACGCGCTGATTCAAGAGCAGAGCCTCAACATCCACTACAACGAGACGACGGACGTGCTCGACTACCTCGCGGACCCGTCGGTGTTCGAGTACGATGACGGCTACGTCCAGATTCCGGACGACCCCGGACTGGGCATCGAAATCAACGAGGCGTACGTCCGCGAACAGTCCGAGAAGACGGTCAACTGGCACAACCCCGTGTGGCGTCACGAGGACGGCAGCGTCGCCGAGTGGTAA
- a CDS encoding IclR family transcriptional regulator, translating into MNDGPRVKTTQTSFRIIEAVRDNRGAGVSELARTVDLSKSAVHKHVQTLTEIGYLVREDDAYYLSNRFLSLGNRARERLPLGPASNVVNDLAETTGHVTNFMAHENGRGVYALRVEPEGVDLGDIVTEGDVAPLHATAGGKAILAFFSKEKRTAILDSVGLPAHTEKTITDRRELERELRSIRDQRVAFDREEFMTGHQCVASPVVDRSGEPIAAVSVTGNIQHMSGKRLEEDVTGLVTSAAKSIENELLSQ; encoded by the coding sequence ATGAACGACGGCCCGCGGGTCAAGACGACCCAAACGAGCTTTCGCATCATCGAGGCGGTGCGGGACAACCGCGGCGCTGGCGTGAGCGAACTCGCCCGGACGGTCGACCTCTCGAAGTCCGCCGTCCACAAGCACGTCCAGACGCTGACCGAAATCGGCTACCTCGTCCGCGAGGACGACGCGTACTACCTGAGTAACCGGTTTCTCAGCCTCGGCAACCGCGCCCGCGAACGACTCCCGCTGGGCCCGGCCAGCAACGTCGTCAACGACCTCGCCGAGACGACCGGCCACGTCACGAACTTCATGGCTCACGAGAACGGCCGCGGCGTCTACGCGCTCCGCGTCGAACCCGAGGGCGTCGACCTCGGCGATATCGTCACCGAGGGGGACGTCGCACCGCTGCACGCCACCGCCGGAGGGAAGGCGATTCTCGCCTTCTTCTCGAAGGAGAAACGGACCGCTATCCTCGACAGCGTCGGCCTCCCCGCGCACACGGAGAAGACCATCACCGACCGCCGGGAACTCGAACGGGAACTGCGCTCCATCCGCGACCAGCGCGTGGCCTTCGACCGCGAGGAGTTCATGACGGGCCACCAGTGTGTCGCCTCGCCCGTCGTCGACCGCAGCGGCGAACCAATCGCCGCCGTCAGCGTCACCGGCAACATCCAGCACATGTCCGGCAAGCGCCTCGAAGAGGACGTGACCGGCCTCGTCACCAGCGCCGCAAAATCCATCGAGAACGAACTCCTCTCACAGTAG